The genomic window ATCCCTATCGACCAGACCGTTGCAATGACAGGCTCTCTTTCTGTCAGAGGAGACGTACTGCCAATAGGCGGTGCTACCTACAAGATAGAAGCTGCAGCACAGGCAGGCATCAAGAAGGTAATTATTCCAAAATCCAACGAAGCCGATGTCCTTATCGAGGAGAACTATAGAGATATGGTTGAGATCATACCTGTAACAACAATTGCAGAGGTCATCGAACATAGTCTTGTAGGTGAAGACAAAGCAGGCATTATTAAGAAACTCAGGAAGCTGACAGAAATGAATGCTATTAAGATGACTGAAAGTGAACAGACCACAGGTAGCGACAATGTCTGAAGTTTGTTTTTACGACGCCAGGGTGATCGATGGTACATCTACCTCGATCGTCCTTGATAATGGCAATATAGAAGAGATCTCGGTAAATTACAGCAGGGGATGTGGAGTTCGCGCATTATGCGGAGGATCCTGGGGATTTACTACAGCTGAGGGGAACTTTGATATTAAAGATGCCATCAGTTCGGCTTCAGAGCTTGCACAGCAGATGAACAACATCTCCCCAAAAGACAAGGTTGAGCTCAAATCCACGGAAGAACCTTTAGTTAAAGACCTCCCGGTTGCAACTATTGATCCAAAGGATATTCCAATCGAAGATAAGGTCCAGTTGTTAAAAGACATAGACAGTCATGCAAGGATAGATGGAATTAGCAGCACCTCTGCAGTTTATTCTGAAGCTTCTGTCAAAGTGCAATACATCAATTCCGAAGGTATTGATTGTGAATACGATCTTATAAGGACCGGATTCGCTATCAGTGCAGTTGCCAGCGAAGGCGGAGCCTACCAGGTAGGCAGGGAAAGCCGTTTCGGAGTTTCCGGCTATGAACTTTTTGAGAAGAACGATGTCTTTGCTCTCGCCGAATCCGCAGGAAGAACTGCTGTGGAGCTACTTGGTGCAAAACAGGCAAAAGGCGGAACACTTCCCGTTATACTCGACCCGGAACTTGCAGGCGTGTTTGCCCATGAAGCCGTCGGGCATGCATCTGAAGCAGACCTCGTACTTGAAGGAAGCTCCATACTTGAAGGACGCATCGGAGAACAGATCGCTTCACCACTTATTAACATAATCGATGACCCTACCATTCATGAATACGGGTACTACCCCTTTGATTCTGAAGGGGTCACGTCCTCAAAGACCACCATCATAAAAGATGGTATCTTAAACTCATACATACACTCAAGGGAAACTGCAGCAGCCCTTGGTGGAGAACCCGGGAACTGTCGTGCACAGGGATATTCTGAACCTATCGTAAGGATGAGCAATACTTACATTGACAATGGCGATTCCAATTTTGACGAGATGCTGGAAGATGTCAGAGACGGCATGTACCTTACCGGCTCACGTGGCGGTCAGGTCAATACAGGTGAAGGGATATTCCAGTTCAATGCCGAAAAAGGTTATCTTATAGAGAATGGGGAAGTGACCACATTGCTTCGCGATGTATCCCTTTCCGGCAAAACACTTGAGATCCTTAATAATGTCACACTTGTCGGAAACGACCTTAAGATGCATTCGGGAAGATGTGGTAAAGGCGGTCAGCTTGCACCGGTCTCGGATGGTTCACCACACATATCAATTTCAAAAGCACTTGTAGGAGGTGCCTGAAATGTTCGACCTTGCTGAAAAAACACTGAAAATAGCTGAACAACTGGGTGCCGATGAAGCTGAAGTTTTTATCATACACAGCCGGTCCATAACTGCAGATATAAAGAAGAACACGATCGAATCCGCAAAAGACAGAAGCAGTCAGGGTATTGGAATTCGAACTATTGTCAACGGTGCAGTAGGTTTTGCAAGCACAAATATCGTGGAAAGTATTGATGAAACTGTAAAAGTAGCTGTAGCTTCTGCAAAAATAAGAGAAAGCGATCCGGACTGGAGATCACTGCCTTCAAATTCAAAATATCCGAAAGTTTCAGGAACCTTTGACAAAAAGATAGAGGAGCTTGGGCTGGACGAGTGTATTTCACTGACAGGTGAAATGATCAATGGTGCGTTGTCAATACCAAACATTAACACGACCTCAGGGAGTTTCTCCACAACTATCAGCAAACAAATGATAATGAACACCAACGGTGTTGAGGTAATTGATGAAGGTACCGGAGTCTCCGGTTTCGTAGATGTAATCACAACAGAAGGAGACATCTCCACAGCCTATGATTTTGAGGTATCACGTTTCCTTGACATTGATACGTTCAACATAGGTAAAAATGCTTCAGATCTTGCCATCAGATCACAGAACGGCATATCCATTGAGCCTCAGAAAACGAATGTTATACTTCATCCATTCGCATTTTCCGACATCCTTGGAAATACGTTTGAACCATCCCTTGATGCCGATAATGTACAAAAGGGAAGGTCATCACTGATAGGCAAGATCGATGAAGAAATTGCCACATCAGAGCTCACAATAGTAGACGATGGTACCCTTCATGCTGGTATTGAAACATCCATCTCCGATGAAGAAGGAACCCCATCCCAGCGCACAGAGATCATCGATAAAGGTATTTTCAGGTCCTACCTCTATGATAACTATACTGCAGGAAAGGATGATACCAGCAGTACAGGAAATGGTACACGCCACTCCTATGCTTCTACGCCTTCAGTAGGTTCACGTAATCTGATCATAGATTACCCTCAAAGTGACGTAATAGCTGAAACTGAAGAAGGTGTCTTTATCAACACGGTTATAGGTGCCCATACTGCAAATGCTATTTCAGGAGACTTCTCAGTAGAAGCCAGGAACGCCTTCACAATAAAGGATGGACAAATAGGCAAACCTATCAAGTCCCTTATGCTTTCAGGCAATATCTTTGAAATGCTCAATAATATAACCGGTGCTGGAGCCGATGTTCGCAAAGTTGGTGGAACAATTGCACCATCACTGAGAATATCAAATATGAGCATTGTAGGATAAAAAAGCAAGAATAGCGATATTCATCATAACTAAATCATAAAATAGTAATGATTATATATTGTTCATTACAATAATGATTGAAAGGTTCAAATATAAATCGCTTACTGAAAACCGATGTATTATAACAGTGATCGTATGAACATTAATGATTTTGAATCCGAAACCCTGTCCATTAGGTGTTAATATGGCTGAGAATGGTAGAACCAAAATACTTGTAGTCGACGATGAACCTGATAATGTCGAATTGCTTACTGCATACCTATCATACGATTATGATATAGTTCCAGCATACAGTGGCAGGGAAGCCCTTAAGATCCTGGAAAATTCACAACAGAATTTACCGGACCTTGTTCTGATGGACATTATGTTAAAGGATGGAATGGACGGTGTGGAAGCTGCAAACCATATCCATATCGACTACGAAATACCTCTTGTCTACATCACTGCTTATGCCGATGAAACCATTATGCAAAGAGCAAAGTTGACAGAACCTTTTGGTTATATACTCAAACCCTTCGAGGAAAGTGAACTTCGCACCAACATCGAGATCGCTCTTTACAAGCATGAGATGGAAAGTAAATTAAAGGAAAGTCAGAAATGGCTTACTGCAATACTAAACAACACCGGCGATGCAATGATCGCTACTGACCAGGATGGTTACATTAAGTTCATGAACCCTTTTTCAGAAGCACTTACCGGCTGGAAGCAAGATGATGTACTTGGAAAGCCATTAAAGGACATATTCTATGTCGAAAGTGAAGAAACCGGTAAAGCCGCTGAGGATCCCGTTGAGAAAGTTATTCGCGAAGGCATGTTCTATGGGCTTGCAAGCCAGACACTTCTGGTTACAAAGAACAACACAAGAATCCCTGTCGATATCATCGGATCACCCATTAAAGGCGAGAACGACAAATTGATAGGTGTTCTGATAAGTTTCTGCGATATTTCAGATCGGAAAAGGATCGAGAATCTTATCTACAAAAAAGGTATGGATTCGGAAAATTAAGTCTGGATCAAGGACTTTTTTGCCGCTTATATTTTAATAGATTATAGGCATATAAAATTACCTTTTTTGTAAAATATAATTTATAGCCAGTTATGGTTTTTATTAAAGTATTAAAAAGTTTTCTGATTTTTTATTTTTTGATCTTTTGTTCAATATCAGCTAGGTGAGCTTAATTTTCCAGAAAAAATGTAGAATCGTAAAATGTAATACAAATTATTCTGATCATCTTCATCGTCTGGAAAAAATGTAGAAGAAGGATATTAACACAAATATAAATAATCCACAGAGTAAAAAGCTCATGCTCGGAACTGCAATGTTTTTTTCATTAGGTTCATATATTGCACCACTACTACCATTTTCTGAAGAGTCTAATGTTTGATTGCTCCCCACAGAATCAGGATTTTTATCCCCTTCAACAACAGTTTTCCCGGCATTTGCTGAAATGGATTCACTCCCCATATACCCTACTATTGCAAAAGGTGAGAGTAAATCACCTGAAGTAGATGCCTCATAATAAACGTATATTTGATCCTCAGCAACCTTTTCCGTTGGCAAAATATACCAGTTACCGTTTTGATAAATAGTCAATTTCATAGAGTGTTCTGAAACACCACTCCCAATAAGCCATGACTTGTCAACCCTAAAACCCACATTTGAGATTATGAGATGAGACTTCAAACCAGCATTGCCCACCCAGATATTAATATTCTGATATATCATTCCTTCTGCTGGTTTTGATACTAAAGATGAAAATGATTTAAGAGATTCTACAATTGCCTTTACTTCACCTACGGTTACACTTGTTGATATATTAATGTAAGTTATGTCGATTTCATCATTTGTAA from Methanococcoides methylutens includes these protein-coding regions:
- a CDS encoding TldD/PmbA family protein translates to MFDLAEKTLKIAEQLGADEAEVFIIHSRSITADIKKNTIESAKDRSSQGIGIRTIVNGAVGFASTNIVESIDETVKVAVASAKIRESDPDWRSLPSNSKYPKVSGTFDKKIEELGLDECISLTGEMINGALSIPNINTTSGSFSTTISKQMIMNTNGVEVIDEGTGVSGFVDVITTEGDISTAYDFEVSRFLDIDTFNIGKNASDLAIRSQNGISIEPQKTNVILHPFAFSDILGNTFEPSLDADNVQKGRSSLIGKIDEEIATSELTIVDDGTLHAGIETSISDEEGTPSQRTEIIDKGIFRSYLYDNYTAGKDDTSSTGNGTRHSYASTPSVGSRNLIIDYPQSDVIAETEEGVFINTVIGAHTANAISGDFSVEARNAFTIKDGQIGKPIKSLMLSGNIFEMLNNITGAGADVRKVGGTIAPSLRISNMSIVG
- a CDS encoding TldD/PmbA family protein, with the protein product MSEVCFYDARVIDGTSTSIVLDNGNIEEISVNYSRGCGVRALCGGSWGFTTAEGNFDIKDAISSASELAQQMNNISPKDKVELKSTEEPLVKDLPVATIDPKDIPIEDKVQLLKDIDSHARIDGISSTSAVYSEASVKVQYINSEGIDCEYDLIRTGFAISAVASEGGAYQVGRESRFGVSGYELFEKNDVFALAESAGRTAVELLGAKQAKGGTLPVILDPELAGVFAHEAVGHASEADLVLEGSSILEGRIGEQIASPLINIIDDPTIHEYGYYPFDSEGVTSSKTTIIKDGILNSYIHSRETAAALGGEPGNCRAQGYSEPIVRMSNTYIDNGDSNFDEMLEDVRDGMYLTGSRGGQVNTGEGIFQFNAEKGYLIENGEVTTLLRDVSLSGKTLEILNNVTLVGNDLKMHSGRCGKGGQLAPVSDGSPHISISKALVGGA
- a CDS encoding ATP-binding response regulator, producing the protein MAENGRTKILVVDDEPDNVELLTAYLSYDYDIVPAYSGREALKILENSQQNLPDLVLMDIMLKDGMDGVEAANHIHIDYEIPLVYITAYADETIMQRAKLTEPFGYILKPFEESELRTNIEIALYKHEMESKLKESQKWLTAILNNTGDAMIATDQDGYIKFMNPFSEALTGWKQDDVLGKPLKDIFYVESEETGKAAEDPVEKVIREGMFYGLASQTLLVTKNNTRIPVDIIGSPIKGENDKLIGVLISFCDISDRKRIENLIYKKGMDSEN